A segment of the Spirochaetota bacterium genome:
TCATTATGCCCGCTAACGTACCCCATGCTCTTGTTGCAGTGAAAAATGCAAAGATGCTTCTTGTTATGATAAAGGGATAGTTATGATAGTATGTATTCAACATGTGCCATTTGAAACACCAGGGTATATACTGGATTGGGCAATTGTACAAAAAAAAGATGTGGCGATAGTTACTGCATATACAAACCAAGATTTTCCTGTTGCTGATTTGGTTGAGATGCTTGTTATTATGGGTGGTCCTATGAGCGTTCACGATGAACGAAAATACCCATGGCTTGTTACGGAGAAGCGCTTTATAGAAAAAGTAATAAACAAAAAGAAACCTGTTTTAGGAATTTGTCTTGGTGCTCAAATTATTGCCGACGTACTGGGAGCACGAGTATATAAAAATCATACAAAAGAAATTGGTTGGTATGAGGTTAAAAGGGTTATATCAAAAAATACTGTTTCACAAATTTTACCAGATACTTTTATGGCATTTCACTGGCATGGTGAAACATTTGATATACCTGCAGGAGCTACTCATATTGCTTCTACTGGTGTATGTGCCAATCAGGCGTTTGCCATTGATAATAGAATAATAGGCTTGCAGTTTCATTTAGAGATTACTGCACAGGGTGTGTATGATCTTTTAGAAAATTGCAGTGATGAGCTTACGGAAAATGGCCATATCCAGAGTAAAGACGATATTATAGCAGGTATTCGTTACTGCAATCATACTCATGCAATCATGGATTCACTGCTTGAAGCTTTTTACCGTGAACTATCGCACATAAAGTAAAATGTTTTTGGAGGTATTTGCTGTTCCACATGTACTATAGAAATAAAAAATCATTATTTATTTTTTTAGAGGTGAGCCATGAAATATAAAGTATATACAGTACTTGTAATATTTATTTTACTATTGGCGTTTGGTGTCTATGCCACTGCATTCTTTTTGCAGAAAACATCCACACCTCAGTATTGCGGCAGTTGCCATGTAATGATTCCTCAGTATGAAGATTGGTTTTATATTGGCAAGCATACTCAGATTGCCTGTGTGGATTGTCACCTGCCGCATAACAACAGTGTTAATTATCTTTTATGGAAGGGGCTTGATGGCATGAAGGATGTAGTTCTTTTTTATACTAGGTTATATGGTGAAGTGATTCATTCTTCAGCGCATGCGCGTAAAACAATACAGGCTAACTGTATACGATGCCACAGTGAGATGGTGAGCCGTATTGATGGCAGTGCAATGCAGTGCTGGGATTGCCACAGGTATTTTTATCACAATATCATTCATTAAATTTTTTACTGGAGGTTACCAATGGAATTTTTAAACAATCTTATTCAAAAAATTGAACGTAAACATATTATTATTGCAATTGGTGCTATTGTGGCACTGTCATTTTTTATATACCTCATTGGAGCGCTTGGACCCTCAGAGCCAAAACTTGTACTTGTTGGAACTATTCCCGACAATGAATATGACCCTGTAGAGTGGGGCAAGGTGTATCCGTTTGAATATGAGTCATGGAAAAAAACACAAGAACCACGGCCAGCAGGTAAAAGCTTTTATAAAAAGGGCTGGGATACAGATAAGGTTATATATGATAAATTATCAGAATATCCATTTATGGCATTGCTTTTTAAAGGGTGGGGGTTTGGCATTGCATATAATGAACCGCGTGGGCACTGGTATATGCGTATTGATCAGGATGAGATTGATCAGTCGCGGACAAAAGCTGGTGGTATTTGTTTAAACTGCAAGACGCCGTATATGGATGCATTAGTTGCTCAGTATGGAAATTCTTTTTACAGCATGAAGTGGCAGGATGCTATCGCCAAAATTCCACCAAAACATAAAGACTTGGGTGCAACCTGCATTGATTGCCATGATAACAAAACTATGGGATTAAAGATTAATAGAAATGCATTTAAAGAAGGACTTGCAAAATTAGGAAAAAAAGAATTTACCAGGCAAGAAATGCGAACGTTGGTGTGTGCACAGTGCCATGTTACCTACAATATACCGAAGAATGACCAAATGCAATCAATTGGGCTACAGCATCCGTATGAGGGAAGTAGCTGGGGAAACATTTCTATTGAAAATATCATTAAACTTATAAAAAAGAATGCCAACTGGGCCGAGTGGAAACAGGAGGTAACTGGTTTTAAGGTTGGATTTTTACGGCACCCTGAATTTGAATTTTTTACACGGCAGAGTGTTCACTTTAATGCAGGACTTGCCTGCGCGGATTGTCATATGCCATATAAACGCGTTGGTAGCTTTAAGATTTCGGATCACAACGTGATGAGCCCGCTGAAGGACGACCTTTTTGCCTGCTTAAAATGTCATCCGCAATCTAAGGACCGATTGGTAAAACAGGTAAAAGAAATTCAGGATAGGACCATATCGCTGTTGTTGAAAGCTGGCTACCATGAAGCAGTAGTAGCAAAGCTTTTTGAGCGTGTGCACAATCAATTTAAAGATACGCTTGCTTCTGATCCATTATATGCGCAGGCTAAAGATTTTTACCTGGAAGCGTTGTATCGTTTGATTTATATGGGGGCAGAAAATTCAATTGGTTTTCATAATCCAGAAGAGGCGGGAAGAATATTGGGTGATTCCATTGGTTTTTCTACTAAAGCTGAAGGTTTGTTGCGACAGTTACTGATTAAAAAAGGCATTGATGTTGGACAGGGTATAAACTTAGAACTTGCAAAATATCTTAACAACCGTGGTGAGCAAAAGCTGATGTTTAAACGAGAGCAGGAGTTTACAGATCCATTTGGTATTGTAGAAAAAACTGTTCCAAGAGGAAGTTTGGGGTTATAAGGGAAAATAATCCTATAATTTATATTCACAATGAGGCTTCCGGAATATCTTTCTGGAAGCTTTTTTGTTTTTATACAATATTTGCATTGGATTACAGTGAAGTAATCATTAGGGATTTATTTTAAGGTTTGGGTATTTTTTATATTTATATGCTTTTTAATAGCTTTGGTGGTGGTCCCCAGTAGAATTTCAGGCAATGTATGCCTTTTTCTCTGTAAAAATCAAATGTATATGACCTATTTTCGTAATAACTGAGCAAATTATTTGGATAGTTATCGGTATTAATTTCTTTTAAACGCTTTTGAAAATACAGAAAAAATTCATCCAACACATTTTCAGTACAAAACTCAATTACATGTGCAAGGGACATCTTCCACAACTTTTTCACATCCAATAAAAACTCATATTCGGACTGATACAGCACCAGATGGACCCTTTTCCATGGATTATCAATGTTTCGTTTTCTGTATGCTATCCGTTTGAATGCAATGAATTTCCTTTTTTCCTTTTTAGCTGCATACATCACCATGTACACAAGCAGCGAACGTAATGGAATAGAAAGTTTTTGTGAATACTCTTGTAATACGGCAAGGTGAATAAGCGAAATACAGGTAGTTGTTTCAAAATACATTATATCCTCCCAAAGTTCATAAGAATTGTGTTTTTGTATATACATATCATATATGAAAAATTCATTTGTCAATTGTTTTATATGGTTGTAATTATGGTTGTGTAGATAATAAGTATAATTATATTCAATAAGCGTATGTATATTGTCTCATATATGTGAATAATGACATACAGTTAATAAAATTCAGATAATACAGTTAACTTTAATTTTATTCAATGCAAAATATCGTTATATATAAAAATGGATTAACTTAACTGCCATGAAAGTATTATAAATATTTTATTCTTGCCTTTTACAACAAATCCTTATATACTACCAAATAACAGGATAAAACTATATGCTACTCACACTGCTTCACAATATCACATGGCTTGTTGCCTTAAGTGTACTATGGGGGCCAATCGTTACAATGAGGAAACATTACCCCGCCACTTATAGAATCTTATCCGGTTTATTATTTGGTTTATGTGCAATTGCAGCTATGGCAACGCCACTAACATTTGAAGAAGGCATAATTTATGATGGGCGTTCGGTTGTTATTGCATTATCAAGCCTCTATGGTGGAGGAATAGCTTCACTTATCGCATCACTTATTGCAGGCATATATCGTATATATCTTGGTGGCGCGGGGATGTATGCAGGTGTTGCCAGTGTGATAGTGTCTGCAGTAGCAGGTTTGGTGTTACGGAGGGTATATAACAATTCACCAACCACAATCCCCCTGTACATTATTATAGCTTTTGCAATTACTACTCATGTTCTTGTATTATTGTGCCAGTTGCTTTTGCCATGGCCAAAGGGGATAACAGTAATAACAACAATGGGCATTCAGTATGTAATGGTGCTTTCAACTGGATTGGTTGCCATAGCACTTGTATTTAATGTTATAGAAAGCAGGGCGCTGGCATTGCAGAAATTACAGGCCAGTGCAGATTTTTTACAGGATGTGTTGAGTATTACCCCATCGGTTGTCTTCAGTATGAATCCCGACGATTATACTATAACCTGGATTAGCCCCAACGTAGAAGTAATTGTGGGGTTTACACCTGAAGAGGTTATGCGTGATAATTGGTTTAAAAGGATAGTCTATTCCGAAGATATAAAGAACTTTGAAATGCTTCTCAATGATATAGCGGTGCATAATTATGCATCGGTTGAATGCCGTATTGTAGATAAATTTTCAGCAATAAAATGGATTGATATTAATCTCAGGGCTGTTCGTTTGGATGAGGGGAAAATAACGGGAATATTTGGTTCAATAACCGATATTACACAACGTAAAAAGTTAGCAAACCAGCTTAAAGAGAGTGAAGAGCGTTACAGAACAATTTTTGCAAACAGTAAAGCAGTGATGCTTATCATTGATCCGGATACAGGGAATATTGTTGATGCCAATGAAGCAGCAGTGCAGTTTTATGGCTACAGCAGAAAAGAATTACATACAATGAAGATACAGCAAATAAATACCCTGCCACCTGAAGAGATTAAAGCACGGATGGAAGAGGCACGTGCGTATAAACGGGTTTATTTTGAATTTAAACATAGAAAAAAAGATGGCAGCATAGTTGATGTTGATGTGTACAGCAGTGCGGTAATGATTGGAGGAAAGCAATATTTATTTTCTATTATACATGATGTATCAGCCAGGCGCAAGGCCCAGGAGGCATTAAAGAAGAGCGAAGAATTATTCCAGCTTATTTTTGAAAATGCGCCAGTTGGTATTTATGCCTTTGATGAAAAGGGGATTATCACAGCATGCAATAGTAATTTTGTAAAA
Coding sequences within it:
- a CDS encoding type 1 glutamine amidotransferase, which translates into the protein MIVCIQHVPFETPGYILDWAIVQKKDVAIVTAYTNQDFPVADLVEMLVIMGGPMSVHDERKYPWLVTEKRFIEKVINKKKPVLGICLGAQIIADVLGARVYKNHTKEIGWYEVKRVISKNTVSQILPDTFMAFHWHGETFDIPAGATHIASTGVCANQAFAIDNRIIGLQFHLEITAQGVYDLLENCSDELTENGHIQSKDDIIAGIRYCNHTHAIMDSLLEAFYRELSHIK
- a CDS encoding NapC/NirT family cytochrome c translates to MKYKVYTVLVIFILLLAFGVYATAFFLQKTSTPQYCGSCHVMIPQYEDWFYIGKHTQIACVDCHLPHNNSVNYLLWKGLDGMKDVVLFYTRLYGEVIHSSAHARKTIQANCIRCHSEMVSRIDGSAMQCWDCHRYFYHNIIH
- a CDS encoding ammonia-forming cytochrome c nitrite reductase subunit c552, with amino-acid sequence MEFLNNLIQKIERKHIIIAIGAIVALSFFIYLIGALGPSEPKLVLVGTIPDNEYDPVEWGKVYPFEYESWKKTQEPRPAGKSFYKKGWDTDKVIYDKLSEYPFMALLFKGWGFGIAYNEPRGHWYMRIDQDEIDQSRTKAGGICLNCKTPYMDALVAQYGNSFYSMKWQDAIAKIPPKHKDLGATCIDCHDNKTMGLKINRNAFKEGLAKLGKKEFTRQEMRTLVCAQCHVTYNIPKNDQMQSIGLQHPYEGSSWGNISIENIIKLIKKNANWAEWKQEVTGFKVGFLRHPEFEFFTRQSVHFNAGLACADCHMPYKRVGSFKISDHNVMSPLKDDLFACLKCHPQSKDRLVKQVKEIQDRTISLLLKAGYHEAVVAKLFERVHNQFKDTLASDPLYAQAKDFYLEALYRLIYMGAENSIGFHNPEEAGRILGDSIGFSTKAEGLLRQLLIKKGIDVGQGINLELAKYLNNRGEQKLMFKREQEFTDPFGIVEKTVPRGSLGL
- a CDS encoding PAS domain S-box protein — translated: MLLTLLHNITWLVALSVLWGPIVTMRKHYPATYRILSGLLFGLCAIAAMATPLTFEEGIIYDGRSVVIALSSLYGGGIASLIASLIAGIYRIYLGGAGMYAGVASVIVSAVAGLVLRRVYNNSPTTIPLYIIIAFAITTHVLVLLCQLLLPWPKGITVITTMGIQYVMVLSTGLVAIALVFNVIESRALALQKLQASADFLQDVLSITPSVVFSMNPDDYTITWISPNVEVIVGFTPEEVMRDNWFKRIVYSEDIKNFEMLLNDIAVHNYASVECRIVDKFSAIKWIDINLRAVRLDEGKITGIFGSITDITQRKKLANQLKESEERYRTIFANSKAVMLIIDPDTGNIVDANEAAVQFYGYSRKELHTMKIQQINTLPPEEIKARMEEARAYKRVYFEFKHRKKDGSIVDVDVYSSAVMIGGKQYLFSIIHDVSARRKAQEALKKSEELFQLIFENAPVGIYAFDEKGIITACNSNFVKIIGSSYAALIGLNTLQLPDTKVVDAVKQCLQGKQTEYKDWYKSVTADKVTPVRALFSPLIVGDAVIGGLAIVEDMSLQFEAAAQKEKLEGQLRQAQKLEAIGRLVGGIAHDFNNILSIISGYAELIKIKIEKDNPIYSDLEEISNATKRSAEIVRQLLTFSRQQKVNPIRVNPNYIIKSNEKMIAAMIGENIQLKLELSDDVHDIWIDTATFVQILTNLASNSRDAIKDIGTITIVTKNKYLDEEFCATHPGCTPGNFVMIQFVDDGCGMDKETMDRIFEPFFTTKEVGKGTGLGLSTVYGIVKQFNGYVNVYSEVGKGTVVNIFFPKYVEEVPAIQLKEEIKDTKIVLPKNRILVVEDDNTILDMLKKMLSLLDQEVISYNDPITALSMVDNYKDTVNVLIADIVMPQMNGIELYNKLKPFIPHIKVIFISGYSDDAYKEFINGIKPSIFLQKPFTLDDLKNALEKIG